The window gccgtgtctcgcggatatgagggcctcGATCTCTTTGTCGCCTCGTAGAAATGAATTAGAAATGTTAGGGATAAATGATGGAACTGTTTTGAATCATTATTGTAATGCTCCAACATGATTATTGTAGATATGCTAACATTAGAGGGGAGTTTTTCTATATAGAACATgtggctaaaacattgaaagtaaaGATTCAACTatagatgcttttctgcaaaacaacccGCTGGccagaaagccgtgcatgtctagataggggctatatatacccctggtcgggtaagccttgccgaGTATTAGTaaactcagggtttgttgccacaattatttcaggacacccggacgttgacttctgtccctgctgcgttaagttcatccgtcgggacgcagtgggatgggaggttgtggagcccgACGCCTAGTTAGGGGACTTCTCGTTGTACACTTTAGGCAGATGTAGGCCTTTTACATCTATTCGAACTCTAGATTCGGTGGTGTAAAGTTGTAGATTATGCAGGTATTTAAACTTGGTTTGAAAAACTTATGGCAGAATCTCGtgtatattgttgtattttcaaatatgtgtcgtgattgtaccatctgcgctcaccttcgcgtgagactATCGGTGGTGTTTCGATCGAGACGTGGGCTGAGAAAGGACtgccaaattaaaccattaagctaatgcgtccgatgtgttcaaatgacggccattacgcttaatttagagttttaatttggcagtTCTGTCGCAAGTACGCCCCCTAGCCTCCAGGGGTTGCTTCTTCTACGCTGCACTGGAAGTGTTTTTCAGTTTAGCTCAGACTGAAGAAATGTGTGTAGCTGTCATCGTACTGAGCAGGAAGCGACgtttttttaattttcagtTTTGGGTGAGACGTTTTCTAAACAGCTCATGGACACAAGAAGTGGCATACGCCATGAGTATATGATATGCCAGGGAGGCACGAATGATCAGTTTATTTAGGTGGTTTGTACCTACTGTGTGTTCAGCCTGGACATGATGGTGACAGGTTAGGGGACGGTATGGCTCGCTTTTTGCAGTGTCCGGCGCATTGCAGAATCTTTTTGCTCTCTCCAGGTTGATGATGCAGAGTTCATCGCTTGATGGTTCCTGAAGTTTCTGTAATCCCTTGCGAGTTGATACTGAGTATGGAAAAGCTGTGAATATGGAAAAGCCACAGCTCGCGCTTGACGGTATTTGTTCATGACAGTTCGTACCAGAATGTTGGAGTACATGGCAATCGCCCACAAACATACACAAACCCCAGCTATGCCCGTGCTTGATCGCGCCGAGCAACGGAACAAAAACCTGGACTAATAATTCGGTAATCCACACAAAAACTGGGCCAAGGGACGACATGTCATGTTCTCTGAGACAACAGGGAGGGGCAAGGCTCCCTCCTCGCGTCCCCTCAGTCTCAACCGCTGAAGCAGCTTCTCGTGGCGTCTTGTTCGTTGGCAACCAACGAGCTAGCTGGAGGCCACATGCGTGCCACGAACTCGAGGCATCGACGATTCGACATGCGCCAATCAGTTCAGGCACTCGTATGTGTCGTAGTAGTAGGGGTTCGATTGGATGCCGCCGGCTCGATCGATCTACCGCGCCCAGAGGGGGATCCTCTGCGGGCTGCTgctctgccgctgccgccgctcccgctccctcgtcgcggcggcgggcagcttGGACCCCCTCTCCGTCGCCTCGTCGGCCTCGATCTGCTGCTGCCGGCAATCCTCGCTGCAGAACGGGGTGTCGCCCCTGCACatccacgcgcgcgcgcgcaccgaTCAACAACCAGAACGACGGCTCCTCGCAAATTTACCACTTTTGGTAAGTGTGTTGGCGTTTGACAGTTACCTGTACATGAAGATGTCCTTGTTCCCACCGAGATGCCGCCGGCACCGGAAGCAGGCGGCGAGGTAGTGGTGCCGGAGCTCACCGGCGTCGCGGGACGCGCGGCGGggcctcggcgacggcgagctcgggtCGCGAGGCACGGCGTGGCCCGGGaaggctttctccaaccattccccccatccaactccccccaaacgtactatttactatattttactacctccctccaaaagattcctccccctataactccttctctccaaccattctccccatatctattccccctatatactatcactcattaactaactatttatttaacatttttaaattttaaaaaaatcatatagtatttgtactgtcataatacgtattatcatcgtgttacggggctcaaacaaGATTAATATCGTGAaaaaacggtgtgattagagatatagggggagttgaaactcacccCATACgtggggggagtttcaactccccctctatatagggggagctgtggggggagccgttggagGGCTCGCTCCCCCCAAAGCCCCCCCTACGTGGGGTGGGGGGCGGTTTACAGGGAGGCGTTGGAGAACGCCGAAGCCCACCTCGACGTAGCCGGCGCTCTGCCCGGAGCTGGggaagtagtagtagtagtccTCCATTGGTTCCTTTGGATCGTCACTGCTTTTCCCTCTTGCTTATTGGCCGGGACCCAGgacaagggaggaggaggaagaaggtggtgGAGTTCGCTGGGGGCGAGACGAGCGCAGCTTATAAAGGGAGGAGGACAGGGGACGGGTGCGCTTTTCGTTTTGGACCCTCTATTTTCTGTGGGGTTCCACGGTGCACACTCTGCTCGACGGCTTGAGGTGGTTTTTGTTCTTGCTAGAATACCGGGGTTTGGAGGACCTTGTGGTTTGGTTTGCGTTGTTATTGTTTTTCAGgtatttcttttgtttttgagTTCCTTGGTTAGTAGGTTATAAGCAACAACAAAGAACCAATTTTTTGTTGAATGTAAAAAATTGGTAGGAAATTATTTTACTCCCTCACTTTGGTTGCGAGGCAACTCGCTAGAAAACGTAATGCTAGGTTAATTCAGCCATAAAACTATTAATGTATTTGTAAACAAGTACATTGATTGTACGAAAACTAAAAGTGGATTTATGTCAGTACTTTAACAATCAAATATAAGTTGTTCTAATAAGATGTATCAAAAGTAAAGTTTATATTTGTCTAGAAAGAATGAAATATGTTGTTTTAAATATGCATGATATATATTTCAAATAAagatggaggaagaagatggtggTGCTTGGTGGGAGCAAAGAGGCTCTGGCAATTGATTCTCAAGATCAGTCGCTTGCTTCTATGTGGTTTTGTACCCTTTGTTTTTTCTTCGGCTTCAGCCATCTAATTTCATACTCTGCTTTATCAATATATATTTTAGGAAAACTCTATCTATATATTGAACTGCAAATCTCTTGCATGTTCTTTATTTTAGACATTTCCAAGCAGACTCAATGATTGATCTCAATTAACTAGAAGAAAACATGTATAAGAGAGTATATAACATGACATTTTGTCACACGATGATTGAAACAAAAACTAAAGTGGGCAAGCAAAGGTGAGATGCCACGATAACTTTACTACTTTAGCATACATGTACACTTCTTTTCCTTGCTCACTAGTGAGATGCTAATACCATAGTGCCTTTGTAAAAGGGGAAAATACAATAGAAAAGACAACAAGCCAGTCGTAGAACAAGGACATAAAGCTGGAGGCTCACGCATTCTGAAGGTTCCTCACAATCACGGGAGCAAAACAATctaacaatgcaaacatcctcCAATGAGAGGTGGATCCTCCAAGGAGAATAAGGGGAAGGTGGTTAGGCAACTGGCCAAGTTGCAACAAAATCTAAAGCTGGCTCCTTTGAGTGCTGTGTGGCGAATCCGGCGGCCGAGCAAAACCAGGGTGCAAGGTGGCTGCCCTGCTATTAGTATAACGAGCAGCAACTCCTCGTGGGGCACCAAATCCAGGTATTCTATGCGTTTTCCGTTGGTGTTGAGAAGTTCAAGTACATGGACCGTCCAATTTGAAGCCTATATTAAAGTTGGATTCTAGAGCTCACTAGCTCGGTAGGCTCCAGGTTTTGTTTGGGGGTGGCCCTAAGTCGGAAGGGGGTGGTGTACTGAGCTGGGCTGGCTTTGCTTGGACTCAAAACAATAATATTTGAGTTAAGGTGCAAATTGCGAGTTGAACTTAGGTTTTAAGTACTGTAAGATAGGGTTTAGTCAAAAGGATAGGGTCAACTTTGCTGTATTGAACTTCAGGTCTGTCGGGGACCATGACTAGGggcaccctaattggggtattaaaatcaccctaaaaacACAAATACACattaggcaactgggcccacgaaggcttACGGCCTCCTtctaatctggaagaaaggaaaggactcaaagaagcccagcacgcggcccatccgcacccccctcggacccgcggggtgatctctgtctcgctcgagggctcccatcgagaccctcgaccgcgccccgcgtctccgcctcgctcgagggtagcgagcctaccctcggggaggcgaatcgtctccgcctcgctcgagggtagcgaacctaccctcgagcggggcgaatTGTCTCCGACTCGCTCGAGGCTACCCCTCGACAAagaggacaaacggcccttccgctcacccgcccgtcgtacggaggcattaaatgccaaccactcccctacagcgcccaggacagacggcgtcaggccgccattccccacagtggttgtgaccggagtcccgtccgccaactccggtcactgctccgccatcccggatgctgtagcaacactgtgggaacctgcgacgcggtacgagacgtgctcggcacagctcccGTCACTATTCTACCAACTcctgctgtccggactccacctcaccacacctacggccccggacccgtcccctactcgggaaggggtccggtgtcgccacgtgtcccccaaGGAGGGGTGCTCAGctctagcagccggaggcccggacctcccccctcgagggggtccgggacctccacgtgacccccggacctccttagtgcacgcgctagcactccgcccaggggggtccgggaccgccacgtgccccactaCCGCTGGCGCACATATATATGCGAAACCCTGGCatgcagggcccacggagcgccgccacgccacatttggaagacggtacaccctacagcgacgaccacgccgcctgctgggggctggcaggacgccggcgcgatcttcgcaagaccaaggatgatatccaggacgactgccacgcccgatgctatgccccacagtgtacttcccacagtgctcgaccactgcacccccgcgatttggGGGAAAGACGACGACTTTCACGATCCCCTGCACATGTACatcgtccctccttgtgtctataaaaggaggaggcaggcttcctttaagggggtcgTCGCGCGCGATCAGATCCATTCGATACTACacaacactcagcaccactgagcacccgatattggcattcgcctcaatcaacttctcctctagcagagatttgggagcttccctccctctcttgacTCGCCTGTACACCTACTAaaggcacctccggtgcaagataatatagtatcctcgcacacccccttgctggacgtacggccccgtggccggaaccaggataaacccgtgtgttactgtgttgcctcttgcatcaacatctgggacgaggaaacacgcggcatcatcactagttgggtctggaccgccgggtcaggacgccGACAAGGTCCCATAAtaagtggtatttgtattttttaacAAAAACAAGGACATGAAACGCGAGTAAAGTATAGGTTTTGCACGTTTGATTTCTGTTGTACGTGAACGACATTCATGACAAGGTACTTTTCTTCAGTCCTACAGAAACCTCGTCCTCTTTTGGCGAAACACTCGTATACACACACAAAAAGTAGGCCAGTGGCAAACTTGAGGGCAGACAAGGAATTTTAAAAAGAATCAAGGCCAATATATGCAATATACACTAGTGTATACTATATATGTTTGGTGTGGACGTGTTTGAAAAATTGGTctattatttttcaaaacaatGGTTGAATACAGTGATTGTGCACCCCACTCTTTTTTCCCCGAAAGAATCGAGTTGTATTAAACCGTAGGGGAACAGTACAACCCAACCCTTTTACAGAAAAGACCCTTAAGAAACTAGAAATTACAACAGCCACACCAAGTTTCAGGGTCTTCACGTCTTCTTCCTCGATTCCGGACGTCCGCCGGAGCCAAGGCTATAGCCGCCGTCTGCACCAACGACGAAGTCCACAAGGTGGAGATCGCAGAGGAGGACTTACTGCTGGGCGATGAAGCCGAGTAAATGGCCTCCCAAGCACATCGGCCATCCCCGCCATCAGTAAAGACCGGCAAGACTGTCTAGCAACGACCAGCAACAGCACACTGTCCGCCACCGCCGGCAAAGCACCCCACGGCCGGAATCCAACTCCCACAGACGGGAAGACTGTGTGTCCCTGTCAACTGTCGCTTTCATGACACCCCCAATACGCTGGGTGCATCCCTTATATTCCTTctccttgcaaaaaaaaattctggatCTCTCATTGCAAATTAGTAAAATACTTATGACGGGCAGCATGAGGTAAGAACCATTATTAAAATGTGAAGTGGAGGTGCCATTCTGCGTGCATGCATCAGCAACCCATTTCTACGACGGCACGAGCCAAAGCCAGGCGCACGCGTGCAGCACGTACCAGGACTCCAGGTCCAGGAGTGGTACGCACACGTCGTCGATCGATGAAACTGATGGAACGCCACAGGCCGCCTTATTACACGCGCACGGCGAGCCTGTAttagctgctgctcctgctcgtgTGCGAGCGCAGCGTCGTTTTCGCCGGGGACTCGACGGGAACGAACGTTTGGTTCTCGGCGGAACGAGTTGGGGACGCCGCCTTGGCTACGCCGTTTTCGCGCGCGAGAGAAAACGCGGTTGCAGTTTAAGTCCTGTTGGCCACCAATCCGGCCGTTCTGCCAGTGCCAGGTCGCGTCGGCCGACCTGGGAGGCAAAACAAGGTGAAGGTGTCACAAGGGGATTCAGGGGTCGGTCCACCGCGCGCGGTGGGGGCACCGGTGCGCCGACGAGGTGAGAGCGAGGCGCCTCATGGAGCAAGTCCCGGCCCACAGGCACGGTAGCTAGGTAGATGGTGGCTGATACCGCCGCACGTGTGCCGGCCCACAAACGTCGATCACaaaatctatatatatataaaaaacatTCTGCTAGCACACCCGTTTCCTGCCATTGGACTGCAGGAGGCTGGGGGCGCCCCGTTTGCAAGCAAGCAAGCTAGCTATAAAAAAAGAGGTACGGTGATCAGCTACTACTTAATACGTGCGGTGATATGTTGGTTATCGCTGGAACCATGTGCCAGTCCCAAGCTGCTAGTCTACAGCATCAGGCAGCATCAAAGTTCTGATGAAGTCTGAACAACTAATGCAACTTTCTGCCCTCGAAATGTAGGGCATGCACTTGCCTTTATGATTTGGTATGACAATAATAGAGACACGGCCCCATCCCCGGCACAAGTATGAGAAATTTATAAGTGGCGATCATAGCTAATAATATAATCAAAATTGCTTATGTTGCATGTCTCTCGTTTGTTAAGTATATTCTTACACATCCAGATCTACGTCTAGTGAAAATTAACGTGCAAGCTCCAAATCCATTGGTTTTAGTAAGAATTGTTAATTACTCATCGTCCTAAGTTTGATCGATTACAAATCTCAGTACAAGCACAACAAATCTCTTATTGTTGGGCCCTCGCGTCGTCTCGCTTGAGGCGACTCGGGGGCGCAATAGGCGAGCGCCCAGCCACCCGTCCgacttggccgccgccgccgccggccggcggtggtggcggcggccagcggcggcgccaagcGACAGTCATGCGCAGTTTCCACAcccccccctctcccctctcctctctccgaCTCTCCCTCCTCCGGTCTTCCTCCTTTTTCCTTCACCTCCATGCCCCTGTGAGGTGCTGTTGAGGGACTGCCTAATCTGCGTATGGGGAGTATGGATCTGTGCCATGGGCATCCGGATCTGCTATTTCCCTCGCTCGTTGGCGGGTCCCGTCGTCCATGCCCCCTGCGGCCGGCGGGTCGACTGTGCTATGAGCAGGCGGGCGGGCGCGTCTGTTCTGCTTTTGGGGTGGCTGGATTCGTGCCCCCGGCGACCGGATCTACGCGTCCCCCGGCAATTAGCGTCCGTTGGGTGCTCCTCAGCGGGCCGGCAACTCTCACGGGCTGTGGCACCTGCTTCGGCGGGCTTCGGCGGCCGCAGGATGCAACCTCTGTGCTTGCCCGCGCCTTGCTGCTCGCGCGAGCCGTCAAGGGCTCAAGCAGTAGGGAAAAGGGGCGGTGCTGGTGCCCCTCGGCGGCGCCCGGGGGCTCCTCAGTGGCACATGCCCAGTGCCTCCACGGCCGGATCCGGTGGCTCCCCGGTGGCGGCGGTCACTCGACGCATGCAGCTCCTGCAGCTCGGAAGGCGGCGGCTTCTCGGCTCCACAGGCCGCCGACCTTCCTTGCCGCCGCGACACTGGGTGCGACCCGTGCGGTTCTTCAGCAACAGTAGGTTAAATCTTGTTGCATGCCGATTGAGGAGTTGGTTGTGGGAAAGACCGATCTGGGAACCTCTGGAGGCTGGTTGCATGCCGGGGCTGAGTACGTGCAGTGGGATGCTTTGGTGAAAGCCTTTGCCAGCGACCTTGCTGGTGCCGATGGTGGCGGCGTCCTAGGGCGTCGTTCCTCCGTTGGGGGCGCCATCTTGAGTTGTATACTACTGTACGGGGTTCTCTGGGTAAAAACCCTGTCCATGTttggacgagcgacggcggcgccactgGCGTCGTTTCCTCTTTGTAGGCGTCGTCTCTTGAGACCCAACTCGACCTCCGGCGGTAGCCAGGGGTTGTCTCATCATTGCCGGGCTGGCTGCTTGCAGCGCACCATGGCGATTGTCAGTGCGGCGTGGGGCTGCGTCGAAGGACGACGCTTGCAGCACCGGTATCACGGGACGGCTAGGCTTGCAGCGAACTCAGTTCATCATCGGAAGACGGCGCTAGCGACTACCCTGGCTTCCTAACTTCTGTGTTGTTGCTTTCAGTGGTTGTGCCACAGTTCTACCCTTATGCTGGGGTGTAGTGTTTTTCTATTCGTGGTTTTGCCACAAATTGGCCCTTGTGCTTGGGCTGGGTGTTGGTTTAGACCTAGTTTAGCTAGGTTGTTGTTGAGGTTTTAGCCCGGTTTCCCTAAATTAACCGGGCACGGGTTTTGTcttatttttcttaaaaatgaggcctttgatctgtggtttgccacacttTTGAATACAATTCAGGTGGGGATACTCCCCCCCGGTgaccattcaaaaaaaatctcagTACAATATGGTTCTTCATCAAACGCCACATggagcaagagcaactaataaTGTCCCATGAGCACATGCATACGAATGGTAGGCAGATTGGTGGCGCTGCCGCACGAGTTGATCGCAAAACACTTTGGCAAACATTGATCGCAAAACCTctgttgacagccaattctaacagttcagaggccgaccggtcagaccggtctgtccagttgtaatccgagtaagcttcgttttattttgtaaattcttgtataaaccgacttggagaggggtacgacttcaccggcctataaatataaaggctaaggccgattgaggtatttccaatcgaatcaatacaaaaatcgcattactttttatctctcaaaccctaacaTTTTCCAACCCcaaattgctttcttccttcatctcgacggcgtttgaagacattctgagtggcctgccgacctcagagcaaccctagctgcacaagctccgacggggtccctcccgagctcgcgttTCAGGTCATCGCGGTTCTCtgctccacaccggtcagaccggtctgtggaaccggtcagaccggtccgctaGGGTTCTGTTGGTTCAGATCGTTTTGATGATCTCCTGcgtgttctagcgcattcgagtgtattggcgcgattctgtgtcaacacactttttggcgactccgctggggaaagattaatctggtttcaaaaccgatctaatctggtcctcaaagaagatgggctcttcagagATCAACAAGGATAACATCATCACGACTacgatggaggagctcaccgaagaggagcgcaaggcctaccttcttgtggaggagcacgtcaaggcacaattcttgaagggcttcaagaaggatcgtggtggcctcgtcaagaCGGTGGAGTAGTTCGTActgccgtctctcaagcttaCCAAAGATAAGGTTGAAGAGATAcccaatgtaagcctctctTCCTCTGATATTTTTGATAAGATGTCATCTATGATGGATCAAAAGATTGTTGCTGCACAAGCCGCTGCGGGTGATGTTTTAATTAAGTTGAGTAGTGATATTGATgcgcttaaaggtaaacaacccatatcagatcctaactcatcagatccgagttcggctacccctgagttcacatctgaaccactttatggtatgccgccgaactcgttctcAGGGCAAACCTTGTCACCGTCGACTATGCACACAACACCAGCCGGACCGGTCTcaccgaccagtcagaccgatccgaccggtcagaccggttacgcaaccggtcagaccggttactcaggGATAGTGCCGTCACTAGTGCCCCTCGAGACGATTCCAAATTCGGCTGCCTCTGgccgaactaatgaattgtcacTGTATACACCACCTCGCACTACTGCTGTAACTGGAGGATCGCGAGGATCTGGACCTAACCAAGGACCGATCCCAACTTCTTCACAGACGATGTCGCATGGAAATTCTAATGCACATCGTTTTTTTAGttttataccagccagcactatcaggccgatctccttaagttcaaagaagatctggcaaatgcgattaaaagtaagcttggggtggatatgggtactacgcgtttatatcaaaaaccttatcccgctgagtttgattttgtttcttttcctgctggttggagtattcctgagtttactaaatttaatggtgacgATTCTCGGacaacttgggaacacgttagtcaatatgtTTTGCAGTTGGGAGAAGCCGGTTTTACTGATGCTTTacgtgtgcgtttattttctttatctttgactgaaacggctttctcttggttttcctcgcttgctcctaattctattcgcaattgggctcagttggagcgtaattttcatgatcacttctttagtggggaaacagaagcgaaattgttggacttaacatcgattaagcaaggacgtgatgaatcttcttcagattatttcaaaagatttaaagaaattaaaaatcggtgttttagtttgacgaTTTTTGAAAAAGATTTAGCGTATTTGACAtttaatggtttacgttcttatttgaaagagaaactcgagggctttgaatatcatactATGAATTTCTTGtaagtcaaagtcatgggtttagagtttaaacttaaaaataccaaagataatttcaagcctcatcggtccaacacacatattcttgatcatgattcggatagttcggacgatgatagcaaagaagtatatgctgctgagtttgtttggccatcgaaggccaaacccggttcagtaccgtctctcaagccgattcaaaagaatcggcaagaggagctaaaatttacttttggtgtctctaagtgtgatcggatttttgatgaattacttaagaatggtaacatccgattgtcacatgctattccatctcccgatgAACTTAAAcaacatgcatattgtaagtggcataactctacatctcatgctactaatgattgtaatgtttttcgtcgacaggtacaatcggccattaatgaatgacgattggtactttctgagatacAAATTGACAAGGCTCATTTTCCTTTTCATAcactggaattgaacaatccaaaggtgctcattcggccggaacaaaccgaaggagctaaggggaagaatattgtcatcggtgatccaagaccgatgaatacaagtgacaagatccttgcccgagaagttatcaaagagaagactgatgatggcaaggatactctggagatcattgtcagaaatcccagactcggggggcaaggaagctctccaccagaaaatcggtctgctgatcaagcacgaccggtcagaccagtccgaccggtcagaccggttcctcca is drawn from Panicum virgatum strain AP13 chromosome 1N, P.virgatum_v5, whole genome shotgun sequence and contains these coding sequences:
- the LOC120656844 gene encoding FCS-Like Zinc finger 2-like, with translation MEDYYYYFPSSGQSAGYVEVAFPGHAVPRDPSSPSPRPRRASRDAGELRHHYLAACFRCRRHLGGNKDIFMYRGDTPFCSEDCRQQQIEADEATERGSKLPAAATRERERRQRQSSSPQRIPLWAR